The following nucleotide sequence is from Bradyrhizobium roseum.
AACAGATCGGCGACTGGAAAAAGATGTGAGGAGACCATCATTGCCGGTCGGCTGGACATAGGACATGGCGAGCACCTTCGTTGCGGCATTCGAGATCCTGAGTTTCGGCGCGATCATCGTCCTCGTCGTGCTGGGGCTCGGGATCATCGCCAGCATGATGGGGATCTTCAATTTCGCGCAGGGTGAGTTCGTCCTGCTCGGTGCCTACGTGACCTACCTCGCCCATAGCCGCGGGCTGCCGATCTGGGCCGGCATGGCGGCCGCGCCGTTCATTGTCGGCGGCATCGGCTTCGTGCTCGAGGCGCTGATCATCCGGCGCTTCTATGCCGCGCCGATCGTCGCAATGCTGGGCACCTATGCGCTGGGCCTGATCGTCCGCGAAAGCGTGCGCGGCCTGATCGGCGGCTTCTATCTGACCGTGCCGGAGCCGATCGGCGGATCGATCGATATCGGCACGATGCACATCTCGGCGTGGCGCTTCACGATCGTCATCATCACCGTGCTGGTGATGGGAGGCTGCTATTTGC
It contains:
- a CDS encoding branched-chain amino acid ABC transporter permease, with protein sequence MASTFVAAFEILSFGAIIVLVVLGLGIIASMMGIFNFAQGEFVLLGAYVTYLAHSRGLPIWAGMAAAPFIVGGIGFVLEALIIRRFYAAPIVAMLGTYALGLIVRESVRGLIGGFYLTVPEPIGGSIDIGTMHISAWRFTIVIITVLVMGGCYLLLSRTSFGLRVRATLENPALARASGISTPLIYGATFAFGAALAGLAGALIVPVFSLFADLGIRFLIQGFVAVMVGGIGSFIGPVAGAGLIGTLSAALPWVMAPVVADVLVFVLAIVFIKFRPQGLIAGKGV